A section of the Candidatus Methylomirabilis sp. genome encodes:
- a CDS encoding LD-carboxypeptidase, translated as MAERGLRVPPCLHPGDTLGVVAPSGPPARGPLRRGLRALERLGPFAVRLAPNLDARWGYLAGPDALRATGIMAMVTDPDVRGIFCARGGYGAGRLLEHLDFAVIRRYPKIFVGSSDVTILLLALLQRARLVVFHGPMVAPDFGLLRSSRTRESVRALLLHPGRRHTLGVLGRWWGRRGRAPLRGCLTGGNLTLVAGSLGTPDEIRTAGRVLFLEDVNEEPYRVDRMLWQLRAAGKLRGLRGLLYGDFTRCRPAPGRPSRPLAEILEEYAAVADVPCFGPIPAGHRRDNVVLPLGGWVDCRPEGAGRARLSLGY; from the coding sequence GTGGCTGAGCGGGGCCTCCGGGTTCCCCCCTGCCTGCATCCGGGGGACACCCTGGGGGTTGTGGCTCCCTCGGGCCCCCCGGCGCGCGGGCCGCTCAGGCGCGGGCTGCGCGCGCTGGAGCGCCTCGGCCCTTTTGCCGTGCGGCTGGCACCGAACCTCGACGCGCGGTGGGGCTACCTGGCGGGGCCGGACGCCCTGCGGGCCACCGGCATCATGGCCATGGTGACCGACCCGGACGTCCGGGGCATCTTCTGTGCCCGGGGCGGGTACGGGGCGGGTCGCCTCCTGGAGCATCTGGACTTCGCCGTCATCCGGCGCTATCCCAAGATCTTCGTCGGGTCGAGCGACGTCACCATCCTCCTGCTGGCGCTCTTGCAGCGGGCCCGGCTTGTGGTCTTTCACGGGCCCATGGTGGCTCCCGACTTCGGCCTCCTCCGGTCCAGCCGGACCCGGGAGAGCGTCCGGGCCCTGCTCCTGCACCCGGGCCGGCGCCACACCCTGGGCGTGCTGGGGCGGTGGTGGGGCAGGCGCGGCCGAGCGCCGCTCCGAGGATGCCTGACCGGGGGGAACCTGACCCTCGTGGCCGGCTCGCTGGGGACGCCGGACGAGATCCGCACGGCGGGGCGGGTCCTCTTCCTGGAGGACGTCAACGAGGAGCCGTACCGGGTGGATCGGATGCTCTGGCAGCTCCGGGCCGCGGGGAAACTTCGCGGGCTGCGCGGACTGCTCTACGGGGACTTCACCCGCTGCCGCCCGGCGCCGGGGCGGCCCTCCCGCCCGCTCGCGGAGATCCTGGAGGAGTACGCGGCCGTCGCGGATGTCCCCTGCTTCGGTCCCATCCCCGCCGGACACCGCCGCGACAATGTGGTCCTGCCTCTCGGCGGCTGGGTGGACTGCCGTCCGGAGGGGGCCGGGCGGGCTCGCCTCAGCCTGGGCTACTGA
- a CDS encoding DUF3891 family protein: MIRRALNSYWLCIGQPEHARLAGAMAEAWGRTPFLPPEPRTEVLQAVAEHDNGWAEWEAAPGLDPAAGCPVHFTEMSVADHLVIWRRGVQRMLERNPYAGLLVSMHGAALMRFRLEKAARTPEADRAAVRTFLAEQERLQAALREGLATRSRYREAVARARLTTNFRLLQFLDALSLLLCCGATEAQTFTAVPLGEGLRRTDLEFTPEAGGALLRPYPFTEAPGRFSVTGRLLPATRLPDPAALHAAWTRAPERGLTFTLRSGSGGA; the protein is encoded by the coding sequence ATGATCCGCCGCGCGCTGAATTCGTACTGGCTCTGCATCGGCCAGCCCGAGCATGCCCGTCTCGCCGGCGCGATGGCCGAGGCCTGGGGACGGACCCCCTTTCTTCCTCCGGAGCCGAGGACCGAGGTCCTCCAGGCGGTGGCCGAGCACGACAACGGCTGGGCGGAGTGGGAGGCGGCCCCGGGCCTCGACCCGGCAGCCGGCTGCCCGGTCCACTTCACCGAGATGTCGGTCGCGGACCATCTGGTCATCTGGCGGCGCGGGGTGCAGCGGATGCTGGAACGGAACCCCTACGCGGGGCTCCTGGTCAGCATGCACGGCGCCGCCCTGATGCGCTTCCGACTCGAGAAGGCGGCCCGCACGCCGGAGGCGGATCGGGCCGCCGTCCGGACGTTCCTCGCGGAGCAGGAGCGCCTGCAGGCGGCCCTGCGGGAGGGCCTCGCGACGCGCTCCCGGTACCGGGAGGCGGTCGCCAGGGCCCGCCTGACGACCAACTTCCGCCTCCTGCAGTTCCTGGACGCGCTCTCCCTCCTGCTCTGTTGCGGCGCCACGGAGGCCCAGACCTTCACCGCAGTCCCGCTCGGTGAGGGGCTGCGGCGGACCGATCTCGAGTTCACGCCGGAGGCGGGAGGTGCCTTGCTCAGGCCTTATCCCTTCACCGAGGCCCCGGGTCGCTTCTCGGTCACCGGACGCCTGCTCCCCGCGACCCGGCTTCCCGATCCGGCGGCGCTTCACGCCGCGTGGACCCGCGCCCCGGAGCGGGGCTTGACCTTCACCCTCCGCTCGGGGAGCGGAGGGGCTTGA
- a CDS encoding MaoC family dehydratase, with product MEPSRTFDEIRLGDRATLVRTWTEQETARCARLIGDANPLHLDEAYCRTTHFGRRIVHGVLTASMIPTLAGTCLPGPGTIGAGFSIEYVAPVFFADTVTLTGTVVAKDPGRHWITLDVVGVNQRGDVVLRGGATVVPPRRPAPPAPLPPAPPEAG from the coding sequence GTGGAGCCATCGCGCACGTTTGACGAGATCCGCCTGGGAGACCGCGCCACCCTCGTCCGGACCTGGACGGAACAGGAGACGGCCCGCTGCGCCCGCCTGATCGGGGACGCCAATCCCCTCCACCTGGACGAGGCCTACTGCCGGACGACCCACTTCGGCCGGCGGATCGTCCACGGGGTCCTGACCGCGAGCATGATTCCGACGCTCGCCGGCACCTGCCTGCCCGGTCCTGGGACCATCGGGGCCGGGTTCAGCATCGAGTACGTCGCCCCCGTCTTCTTCGCCGATACGGTGACGCTGACGGGGACCGTGGTCGCCAAGGACCCGGGGCGCCACTGGATCACCCTGGACGTGGTCGGGGTGAATCAACGGGGGGATGTGGTCCTGCGGGGTGGGGCCACGGTGGTGCCGCCGCGCCGCCCCGCGCCGCCCGCGCCCTTGCCACCCGCGCCGCCGGAGGCGGGATGA
- the amrB gene encoding AmmeMemoRadiSam system protein B, translated as MERPRLRPIDAFPTEVDGTPALCLRDPQGLTDRVLFLPLAAVEILQHLDGTHSILDIQAAWVRRHGDFLFREQVEELLALLDEHLLLDTPRAAAAREAAEREFSAAPVRPAFHAGRAYDADPARLRATLDSFFTSPEGPGVPGPPRGTRLQAVLAPHIDFARGGPTYAWAYRAVVEAAEADTFIVLGTAHSPLGGRFSPGRKDFATPFGPLETDRGFVDRLVARTGGDGIVLDDFVHRAEHSIDFQAVFLQYLYAGRRPIRLVPILCGTLSDFVLTGMSPADDPVVRRFVTALQETIGTAKGRMCLVGGVDLAHLGPRFGDPKPLTAAHLRRAAQDDAAMLQAVTAGDAEGFFCFVQQERDRRRICGLSPIYILLKVLEGAKGTLLRYSQWPDPQGTVTFAGLTFP; from the coding sequence ATGGAGAGACCGCGGCTCCGCCCGATCGACGCCTTCCCCACCGAGGTGGACGGGACCCCGGCCCTGTGCCTGCGGGACCCGCAGGGCCTCACCGACCGGGTCCTCTTCCTCCCCCTGGCGGCCGTCGAGATCCTCCAGCATCTGGACGGGACCCACAGCATCCTGGACATCCAGGCCGCTTGGGTCCGGCGGCACGGGGATTTCCTCTTCCGGGAGCAGGTGGAGGAGCTCCTCGCGCTCCTGGACGAGCACCTGCTCCTGGATACCCCGCGCGCGGCCGCCGCCCGCGAGGCCGCGGAGCGGGAGTTCAGCGCCGCCCCCGTGCGCCCCGCCTTTCACGCCGGCCGCGCCTACGACGCCGACCCGGCCCGCCTCCGGGCGACCCTCGACAGCTTCTTCACGAGCCCCGAGGGCCCGGGGGTGCCGGGGCCCCCGCGCGGGACGAGGCTGCAGGCGGTGCTCGCCCCCCACATCGACTTCGCCCGGGGGGGCCCCACATACGCCTGGGCCTACCGGGCGGTCGTGGAGGCCGCGGAGGCGGACACCTTCATCGTGCTGGGGACGGCCCACTCGCCCCTCGGAGGCCGCTTCTCTCCCGGCCGGAAGGACTTCGCCACGCCCTTCGGGCCCCTCGAGACCGACCGGGGGTTCGTCGACCGGCTGGTCGCGCGCACCGGGGGGGACGGCATCGTGCTGGATGACTTCGTCCACCGAGCGGAGCACTCCATCGACTTCCAGGCGGTCTTCCTCCAGTACCTGTACGCGGGAAGGCGACCGATCCGTCTGGTCCCGATTCTGTGCGGGACCCTCTCGGACTTCGTCCTGACGGGGATGTCCCCGGCGGATGACCCGGTGGTTCGCCGCTTCGTGACGGCCCTGCAGGAGACCATCGGAACGGCGAAAGGGCGGATGTGTCTGGTGGGAGGGGTGGACCTGGCCCACCTCGGGCCCCGCTTCGGGGACCCGAAGCCCCTCACGGCCGCGCACCTCCGGCGGGCAGCCCAGGACGACGCGGCGATGCTGCAAGCGGTCACGGCCGGAGATGCGGAGGGATTCTTCTGCTTCGTCCAGCAGGAGCGGGACCGTCGGCGGATCTGCGGCCTCTCCCCCATCTACATCCTGCTGAAAGTCCTGGAGGGGGCGAAGGGCACACTCCTCCGCTACAGCCAGTGGCCGGACCCGCAGGGAACAGTGACCTTCGCCGGCCTGACCTTCCCGTGA
- a CDS encoding RNA-binding protein — MARRLYVGNLSYQATEADLRDLFAQAGSVASVKIITDAYTGQSRGFGFVEMATDEEAQKAISLFNGHALKSRQLVVNEARPPERDRGVGPPGRGPERGGRF, encoded by the coding sequence ATGGCACGGAGACTGTACGTGGGGAACCTGTCCTACCAGGCAACGGAGGCCGATCTGCGCGATCTGTTCGCCCAGGCGGGCTCAGTCGCCTCGGTGAAGATCATCACCGACGCCTACACCGGCCAGTCGCGGGGCTTCGGCTTCGTGGAGATGGCCACGGACGAGGAGGCGCAGAAGGCCATCTCCCTGTTCAACGGGCATGCCCTGAAGAGCCGCCAGCTCGTCGTCAACGAGGCCCGGCCTCCCGAGCGGGACCGCGGGGTCGGGCCGCCCGGCCGAGGCCCCGAGCGGGGCGGCCGGTTCTGA
- a CDS encoding aquaporin encodes MSAFVAELVGTFTLVFVGAGAIILDAHTRGGVALLGIAVAHGLALGVAVTITGPTSGGHLNPVVTAAMLATKRIAPGKAGGYIVAQLLGATVAGVLLKGLYPAEAVARSTLGTPTLGPGVTFGQGIVIEAILTFLLLFTIFAVAVDPRGPQQIGGFCIGLTVAFDILAGGPLTGAAMNPARAFGPALAAGFWDNHLVYWSGPALGGLLGAFLYEGLILPRK; translated from the coding sequence ATGAGCGCGTTCGTCGCGGAGCTGGTCGGGACCTTCACGCTCGTCTTCGTGGGTGCCGGCGCCATCATCCTGGACGCCCACACGCGTGGCGGCGTCGCGCTGCTCGGCATCGCCGTCGCCCACGGCCTTGCCCTCGGCGTCGCGGTCACCATCACCGGCCCCACCTCCGGCGGGCACCTGAACCCCGTCGTCACGGCCGCCATGCTGGCCACGAAGCGGATCGCCCCCGGCAAGGCGGGAGGCTACATCGTCGCCCAGCTCCTGGGGGCCACGGTGGCCGGGGTCCTCCTGAAGGGACTCTATCCCGCCGAGGCGGTGGCCCGGAGTACGCTGGGGACCCCCACCCTCGGCCCCGGTGTCACCTTCGGCCAGGGGATCGTCATCGAGGCGATCCTGACGTTCCTCCTCCTCTTCACCATCTTTGCGGTCGCGGTGGATCCGCGGGGGCCCCAGCAGATCGGCGGCTTCTGCATCGGGCTCACGGTCGCCTTCGACATCCTGGCCGGCGGGCCCCTGACGGGGGCCGCCATGAACCCGGCCCGGGCCTTCGGCCCGGCCCTGGCGGCCGGCTTCTGGGACAACCACCTCGTCTACTGGAGCGGCCCCGCCCTGGGAGGCCTGCTGGGGGCGTTCCTCTATGAGGGCCTGATTCTGCCCCGGAAGTAG
- a CDS encoding DHH family phosphoesterase — protein MTILSEQKLTRLRELLPQHPRMLILTHDNPDPDSLASAAALHFLLAELCGAEGVLAFGGIVGRAENRALLRYLPIKAQPVEALSFEEFDLVALVDTQPRTGNNSLPPDRLPGIVIDHHPLRRQTRQVPFRDIRRGYGATSTILTEYLQAAGISSEARLATALFYAIRSETQDLGREASRADVEAARYLYPFTNRRLLSRIEYSRVPPEYFRALGRVLKRATIHDGVVVSRLGELEYPDMVAEMADLLLRLEDARWAICLGTYGESLFLSLRTSEGDVNAGAFIRRAVGRTGAAGGHGMMAGGRIRLKDRGAKAVARLEERLIRRFLRALKIPPGPGVRLVP, from the coding sequence ATGACGATCCTCAGCGAACAGAAGCTCACCCGCCTCCGGGAGCTGCTCCCCCAGCACCCCCGGATGCTCATCCTCACCCACGACAACCCCGATCCCGACTCCCTGGCCAGCGCTGCGGCCCTCCACTTCCTGCTGGCGGAGCTGTGCGGGGCCGAGGGCGTCCTCGCCTTTGGGGGAATCGTGGGACGCGCCGAGAACCGCGCCCTGCTGCGCTACCTCCCCATCAAAGCGCAGCCGGTGGAAGCCCTTTCCTTCGAGGAGTTCGACCTGGTCGCCCTGGTGGACACCCAGCCCCGCACCGGAAACAACTCCCTCCCCCCCGACCGGCTCCCCGGCATCGTCATCGACCATCACCCCCTGCGCCGCCAGACGCGGCAGGTGCCGTTCCGCGACATCCGGCGCGGCTACGGGGCCACCTCAACCATTCTCACCGAGTACCTGCAGGCCGCGGGGATCAGCTCCGAGGCCCGGCTGGCCACCGCCCTCTTCTACGCCATCCGCTCGGAGACGCAGGACCTCGGCCGCGAGGCCTCCCGGGCCGACGTGGAGGCGGCACGGTACCTCTACCCGTTCACGAACCGCCGTTTGCTCTCTCGGATCGAGTACTCGCGGGTCCCCCCCGAGTACTTCCGGGCCCTGGGCCGGGTCCTGAAGCGCGCCACGATCCACGACGGCGTGGTCGTCTCCCGTCTGGGAGAGCTGGAGTACCCCGACATGGTGGCGGAGATGGCCGACCTCCTCCTCCGGCTGGAGGACGCGCGGTGGGCCATCTGCCTCGGGACCTACGGGGAGAGCCTCTTCCTGTCGCTCAGGACCTCGGAGGGGGACGTCAACGCCGGGGCGTTCATCCGGAGGGCGGTTGGGCGGACGGGGGCGGCCGGGGGACACGGCATGATGGCGGGAGGGCGGATCCGCCTCAAGGACCGGGGGGCGAAGGCAGTGGCCCGGCTGGAGGAGCGGCTGATCCGGCGGTTCCTCCGGGCGCTCAAGATCCCGCCGGGCCCCGGCGTCCGGCTGGTTCCCTGA
- a CDS encoding LON peptidase substrate-binding domain-containing protein — protein MAPLTLPLFPLPETVLFPHTLLPLHVFEPRYRAMLADCLAGEKRMVVVRLLPGWEREYSGRPPIHTVAGAGQVVEAERLPDGRSNILLEGFARVLIEEELPAPGAYRLVRCRVLEDRLPDAGSAPIQRGLEALTASYLRLLREVGRGERALSRLATEAPSPAALIDRVASVVVVGAAQRQRILETLDLGDRLGLVTAAVSEALLARYGGGDCAAEGGRWN, from the coding sequence GTGGCCCCGCTCACCCTCCCGCTGTTTCCCCTCCCCGAGACGGTTTTGTTCCCCCATACGCTCCTGCCGCTCCACGTCTTCGAGCCGCGCTACCGGGCCATGCTGGCCGACTGTCTGGCGGGGGAGAAGCGGATGGTGGTGGTGAGGCTCCTGCCGGGGTGGGAGCGGGAATACTCCGGGCGGCCGCCGATCCACACCGTGGCCGGGGCGGGGCAGGTGGTGGAGGCGGAGCGGCTGCCGGACGGGAGGTCCAATATCCTCCTGGAGGGGTTCGCCCGGGTCCTCATCGAGGAGGAGCTCCCCGCTCCCGGCGCCTATCGGCTGGTCCGTTGCCGCGTGCTGGAGGACCGGCTCCCCGACGCCGGGTCCGCCCCAATCCAGCGGGGCCTCGAGGCCCTCACGGCTTCGTACCTGCGTCTGCTGAGGGAGGTCGGGCGGGGCGAGCGGGCGCTCAGCCGGTTGGCGACGGAGGCGCCCAGCCCCGCGGCGCTGATTGACCGGGTGGCCTCCGTGGTCGTCGTGGGGGCCGCCCAGCGTCAGCGGATCCTGGAGACCCTGGACCTGGGGGACCGCCTGGGCCTGGTGACGGCGGCGGTCTCGGAGGCGCTGCTGGCGCGTTACGGCGGGGGCGACTGCGCCGCGGAGGGCGGCCGCTGGAACTGA
- a CDS encoding O-methyltransferase, with protein MGPLVGRLLELCAQLVRARRILEVGSGFGYSALWLARGMERDGTLLCVDGSAENAAIAAEVFRRAEIADRVRFEVGDALALLDRTPGPFDLIFNDIDKEQYPPAFPKLLPRLRPGGLLITDNLLWSGRVATEEPPAPSTRAVQEYTRLLYASPELLTVILPLRDGVGLSLRR; from the coding sequence GTGGGGCCCCTGGTCGGCCGCTTGCTCGAGCTGTGCGCGCAGCTCGTCCGGGCGCGCCGGATCCTGGAGGTGGGCTCGGGGTTCGGCTACTCGGCGCTCTGGCTGGCGCGGGGAATGGAACGGGACGGCACCCTGCTCTGCGTGGACGGCTCGGCGGAGAACGCGGCGATTGCGGCCGAGGTCTTCCGGCGGGCGGAGATCGCGGACCGGGTCCGCTTCGAAGTGGGCGATGCCCTGGCGCTTCTCGACCGGACGCCGGGCCCCTTCGACCTCATCTTCAATGATATAGACAAGGAGCAGTACCCGCCCGCCTTCCCCAAGCTCCTGCCCCGGCTTCGGCCGGGCGGCCTGCTCATCACCGACAACCTCCTGTGGTCCGGGCGAGTGGCCACGGAGGAGCCGCCCGCCCCCAGCACCCGGGCCGTGCAGGAGTACACGCGCCTGCTCTACGCTTCGCCCGAGCTCCTCACCGTCATCCTCCCCCTCCGGGACGGCGTGGGGCTGAGTCTCCGCCGCTGA
- a CDS encoding DUF1802 family protein, which translates to MLQENRIALKEWAVVVNALREGRQIVLLRKGGIAEEGGEFRVDHPEFVFYPTYVHQQREHVRPEFHADFAAAAPPPWTVERIVLDTYAMVGEVLEATDLARLHKLAEHHLWTPAYVDMRFHYRPGTPLYLMLLRVHRLPRATEVVETPEYRGCKSWVTLEAPVATGGAVPVLSDAAFAGRVAAVKAILKAD; encoded by the coding sequence GTGCTCCAGGAGAATCGGATCGCGCTCAAGGAGTGGGCGGTGGTGGTGAACGCCTTGCGGGAGGGGAGGCAGATCGTCCTTCTGCGCAAGGGGGGGATTGCGGAGGAGGGGGGAGAGTTCCGGGTGGATCACCCCGAGTTCGTCTTCTACCCGACCTACGTCCACCAGCAGCGCGAGCACGTCCGGCCGGAGTTTCACGCGGACTTCGCTGCCGCGGCTCCGCCGCCCTGGACCGTCGAGCGGATTGTCCTGGACACCTACGCGATGGTCGGCGAGGTGCTGGAAGCGACCGACCTCGCCCGCCTCCACAAGCTCGCCGAGCACCACCTCTGGACGCCCGCCTACGTGGACATGCGTTTCCACTACCGGCCCGGCACGCCGCTCTACTTGATGCTCCTGCGGGTCCACCGGCTCCCTCGGGCGACGGAGGTGGTGGAGACCCCAGAATACCGGGGGTGTAAATCGTGGGTCACCCTGGAGGCTCCGGTCGCCACCGGCGGCGCCGTTCCGGTCCTGTCCGACGCCGCCTTCGCGGGGCGGGTGGCCGCGGTCAAGGCCATCCTCAAGGCGGACTGA